From Bacillus sp. Bos-x628, the proteins below share one genomic window:
- a CDS encoding putative holin-like toxin yields MSTFQALSLMFLFEMFILALLTYIYKKK; encoded by the coding sequence ATGTCAACTTTTCAAGCTTTGTCCCTTATGTTTCTGTTTGAGATGTTTATTCTTGCTTTGTTGACATATATTTATAAAAAGAAATAG
- a CDS encoding tyrosine-type recombinase/integrase has translation MHRKRSSFTKILPVQCSKKDIEAEIANIPIHGLRHTHAVLLLEAGQSIKFIQERLGHKNISITSDVYAHNISEKIRK, from the coding sequence TTGCACAGAAAAAGGAGCTCCTTTACCAAAATCCTCCCTGTTCAATGCTCTAAAAAGGATATTGAAGCTGAAATAGCAAATATCCCAATCCATGGACTAAGACATACTCATGCCGTTCTTCTGTTAGAAGCTGGCCAAAGCATAAAGTTCATCCAAGAAAGATTGGGACATAAAAACATAAGCATCACTTCTGACGTATATGCTCATAATATAAGTGAAAAAATTCGAAAATAA
- a CDS encoding RapH phosphatase inhibitor, translating into MSIKKMIVISSIIFLGAGVYEVSSMIKPASNRNTTMEDSNRNTTFIPQKIDRNTTSQNG; encoded by the coding sequence ATGAGTATTAAAAAAATGATTGTTATAAGCTCTATTATCTTTTTAGGTGCAGGTGTATATGAAGTATCTAGTATGATTAAACCAGCATCAAACCGAAATACAACAATGGAGGATTCGAATAGAAATACAACTTTCATTCCACAAAAAATCGATCGAAACACAACTTCTCAAAACGGATAA
- a CDS encoding T7SS effector LXG polymorphic toxin, with the protein MEERAKHYQELREQMVDLKHALQGVANLGDDFTGKGADNIKSFYQELAGNVDMLTSFIDKQKAFHEGVAGTLEDANFGGDTFIDEHFLENKVEMGLKNAKSIVSDQKKALETIFQDIDDLISLDVFDDQIFHEKITDAEDERKKTVKDLNELDQYLKAEYALSETEEQATMALYAEMMNATNDGKTISPINFDKKAYQNSEIYKAKDDIEKQTSEYLKNKKEQEEARKIAKEQEALANRPWYEKALDDGGMLLNELTGVNDAKRAATGIDPITGKHLTAGERVAAGGMAAAGYIPIVGWAGRIFKGGKAVYKTTQATKAAISAVDIYKTSQKSFDVLKTSQKGLYGLTATNGFSEAITGRDMFGNKISKEQQEASMNAALGMLLPFGAKGFHGKMGVKENKIEHPVLDNKRVGSALKKPDGQHGFNDIIDNYTPWAKEFDLVGGDKTKVKLYQIEGGMKHYSYKDVYNKDLRITERVISVKNQNGIFEWIVDPNKGVTHRRFIPEGEITGFPNQNPNR; encoded by the coding sequence ATGGAAGAAAGAGCCAAGCACTATCAGGAACTCCGCGAACAAATGGTAGATTTAAAGCACGCATTACAAGGTGTGGCGAATCTAGGTGATGATTTCACTGGAAAAGGTGCCGACAATATTAAAAGTTTTTATCAAGAACTAGCAGGAAATGTGGACATGCTTACTAGCTTTATAGATAAACAAAAAGCCTTTCACGAAGGTGTTGCGGGTACACTTGAAGATGCCAATTTCGGCGGTGATACTTTTATTGATGAACACTTTTTAGAAAATAAAGTAGAGATGGGGTTAAAAAACGCTAAAAGCATTGTATCTGATCAAAAGAAGGCACTGGAAACCATTTTTCAGGATATAGATGATCTCATCTCTCTTGATGTGTTTGATGATCAAATCTTTCATGAAAAGATAACGGATGCCGAAGACGAACGGAAAAAGACCGTAAAAGATTTAAACGAATTAGACCAATATCTAAAAGCTGAATATGCTTTGTCAGAGACTGAAGAGCAGGCTACAATGGCATTGTACGCCGAAATGATGAATGCGACAAATGACGGAAAAACCATTTCACCGATCAATTTTGATAAAAAAGCGTATCAAAATAGCGAAATCTACAAGGCAAAAGACGATATTGAGAAGCAAACTTCTGAATATTTAAAAAACAAAAAAGAACAAGAAGAAGCCCGCAAGATTGCGAAAGAACAGGAAGCACTGGCGAACCGTCCTTGGTATGAAAAAGCACTTGATGATGGCGGTATGCTTTTGAATGAACTGACCGGAGTGAATGACGCCAAACGAGCCGCAACGGGCATTGATCCCATCACAGGCAAACATCTCACCGCAGGAGAGCGTGTCGCCGCAGGCGGAATGGCAGCAGCAGGTTATATCCCAATTGTCGGCTGGGCAGGGCGCATTTTCAAAGGCGGAAAAGCCGTCTATAAAACCACCCAAGCTACCAAAGCCGCAATCAGTGCGGTTGACATTTACAAAACGTCACAAAAGTCCTTTGACGTCCTAAAAACATCGCAAAAAGGCTTATATGGTCTCACCGCCACAAACGGCTTCAGCGAAGCCATCACTGGCAGAGACATGTTTGGGAACAAGATCTCAAAAGAACAACAGGAAGCGAGTATGAATGCGGCGCTGGGGATGCTTTTGCCGTTTGGGGCGAAAGGGTTTCATGGTAAAATGGGAGTTAAAGAAAATAAAATTGAACATCCTGTATTAGATAATAAAAGAGTCGGAAGCGCATTGAAAAAGCCAGATGGTCAACATGGTTTCAATGATATAATTGATAATTACACACCATGGGCTAAAGAGTTTGATCTGGTTGGTGGTGATAAAACAAAAGTTAAGTTATATCAAATTGAGGGTGGAATGAAACATTATAGTTACAAGGATGTTTATAATAAAGATTTGCGAATAACTGAAAGAGTGATTTCTGTAAAAAATCAAAATGGTATTTTTGAGTGGATTGTTGATCCAAATAAGGGGGTTACTCATAGAAGGTTTATTCCAGAAGGTGAAATAACTGGATTTCCTAATCAAAATCCTAACAGATAG
- a CDS encoding Rap family tetratricopeptide repeat protein has product MEKVLSSHVGVKINEWYKMIRQFSVPDAEILKAEVEQEIERMEEDQDLLIYYQLMCFRHQLMLDYIKPSEKRSVSIADLADKIENTNHRLSGMLQYYNAFFRGMYEFSIKEYVQAIQYYKMAEKQLTLVIDDIEQAEFHFKVAEAYYIMKQTHVSMHHILKAFEIYDQYDLYKVRKIQCLFVIAGNYDDFKQYEKSFIHLNKAYSIAEEIADNRLIAKALLNIGNNYEKKQDYAKAIQYYQESLEISEDGMYDVKSVIYVNLCWALYKTGENDEASKLVDKALKLVSHKENPHEILLIRSIRTTYESNDEDEIQAMLQTFEEKQLFVFVEEFTKNLAVIHEKRGKFEKSTEYYRMAFQAQHNIQKGECLYEY; this is encoded by the coding sequence ATGGAGAAAGTTCTTTCTTCACATGTTGGTGTGAAAATAAATGAATGGTATAAAATGATTCGGCAATTTAGTGTACCAGATGCAGAGATTTTGAAAGCCGAAGTGGAACAAGAAATTGAGAGAATGGAAGAAGACCAAGATTTACTTATCTACTATCAATTGATGTGTTTTCGTCATCAGTTGATGCTTGATTATATTAAACCTTCAGAGAAACGATCTGTGTCAATTGCAGACTTAGCTGATAAAATCGAAAATACAAATCACCGACTTTCCGGCATGTTGCAGTATTACAATGCCTTTTTTAGAGGTATGTATGAGTTCAGCATAAAAGAATATGTACAGGCCATCCAATACTATAAAATGGCCGAGAAACAACTTACGCTAGTTATAGATGATATTGAGCAAGCCGAGTTTCACTTTAAGGTGGCTGAAGCTTACTATATTATGAAACAAACCCATGTTTCGATGCATCATATTTTAAAAGCGTTTGAAATCTATGATCAATATGATCTTTATAAAGTGAGAAAAATTCAATGCTTATTTGTAATAGCAGGAAATTATGATGATTTTAAACAGTATGAAAAATCATTCATACATCTGAATAAAGCCTATTCCATTGCTGAAGAAATAGCGGATAATAGGTTGATTGCCAAGGCACTTTTAAATATAGGAAACAATTATGAGAAAAAACAAGATTATGCAAAGGCTATCCAATATTATCAAGAGTCCCTTGAAATATCAGAAGATGGTATGTACGATGTAAAATCGGTCATATATGTTAACCTTTGTTGGGCGCTATATAAGACAGGAGAAAATGATGAAGCATCCAAATTAGTGGATAAAGCTTTGAAACTTGTCTCTCATAAAGAGAATCCACACGAAATTTTATTAATACGTTCTATAAGAACAACATATGAAAGTAATGATGAGGATGAAATTCAAGCTATGCTTCAGACATTTGAAGAAAAGCAGTTGTTTGTTTTCGTAGAAGAATTCACTAAAAATCTTGCAGTTATTCATGAAAAAAGAGGAAAGTTTGAGAAATCAACAGAATATTACAGGATGGCATTTCAAGCCCAACATAATATTCAAAAAGGAGAGTGTCTTTATGAGTATTAA
- a CDS encoding DUF2247 family protein, producing the protein MKYTIEILKKHKIHYDWKTIYVGIRLDLISYKEISKYAMEFLSNHAECENSLILDLAWGAGDQDEDYKKLQMILIELYSELIEEESSQWDIEKRKWRYGITAHLKEKNEDSPEKLLDELSEVYADFGYPEDMEPFIHYMPPSDGHNPLLYSKEENINRLLSLFEEFLQKERAFAQLNQI; encoded by the coding sequence ATGAAATATACTATAGAGATCTTAAAAAAACATAAAATCCACTATGATTGGAAAACTATATATGTAGGAATTAGATTAGATTTAATTTCATATAAAGAAATAAGCAAGTATGCTATGGAATTTTTATCTAATCATGCTGAATGTGAAAACTCTCTAATCCTCGATTTAGCTTGGGGAGCTGGTGATCAAGATGAGGATTACAAAAAACTTCAAATGATATTGATAGAATTATATAGTGAATTGATAGAAGAAGAGTCCAGCCAGTGGGACATTGAAAAAAGAAAGTGGAGATACGGTATAACGGCTCATTTAAAAGAGAAAAATGAAGATTCACCTGAAAAGTTGTTAGATGAACTTTCTGAAGTGTACGCAGATTTTGGTTATCCTGAGGATATGGAACCTTTTATTCATTACATGCCTCCTTCAGATGGTCATAATCCTTTGCTGTATTCAAAAGAAGAGAATATAAATAGATTACTATCCCTTTTTGAGGAGTTTCTACAAAAAGAAAGAGCATTTGCTCAATTGAATCAAATTTAA